One genomic window of Elaeis guineensis isolate ETL-2024a chromosome 2, EG11, whole genome shotgun sequence includes the following:
- the LOC105050523 gene encoding protein FLUORESCENT IN BLUE LIGHT, chloroplastic isoform X1: MAMLCQPLSRPKAGEVFRPFLSSSKALSGRICATEQWVFLPSRKEKRALFLMKLHVPLWKSQSLSSCKFSCPIADGLQKARSGARDGKISGLCHMVMECISNHQKVMPYDLSKAVVLANSLMLVLPLRVLAETCEAARNPFTEMPLLFAIALIGAAVGGLLARQRRGELERLNDQLRQINVALRRQAKIESYAPSLSYTPGGRISESEVIVDPRKQQLITILRTGKNFLRNQDLEKASVEFKAAFDLARSLGDHLEEKKAARGLGASLQRLGRYKEAIKYYSKVLEISRQEGDDSGSTEAYGAIADCYAELGELERAAKFYDKYIGRLESD; encoded by the exons atggcgatgctgtgccagccCCTTTCGCGCCCGAAGGCCGGCGAGGTTTTCCGGCCGTTCCTCTCATCCTCGAAAGCATTATCCGGTCGAATTTGTGCCACCG AACAATGGGTGTTTCTCccatcaagaaaagaaaagagggcactgtttttgatgaaacttcaTGTTCCACTTTGGAAAAGTCAAAGCTTGTCAAGTTGCAAATTTTCATGTCCTATAGCAGATGGTCTCCAAAAGGCTAGGTCAGGAGCTAGAGATGGGAAAATATCAGGACTATGCCATATGGTCATGGAATGCATATCCAATCATCAG AAGGTGATGCCATACGACTTGTCAAAAGCAGTTGTTCTTGCAAATTCATTGATGCTCGTTCTGCCTCTCAGAGTCTTGGCAGAAACATGTGAGGCGGCGCGTAATCCCTTTACTGAGATGCCTCTACTTTTTGCTATAGCCCTTATAGGGGCTGCTGTGGGGG GATTGCTTGCACGACAGAGAAGAGGGGAACTGGAGCGCTTGAATGACCAGTTGCGCCAGATCAATGTAGCACTAAGAAGACAAGCAAAGATAGAATCTTATGCTCCCAGCTTGAGTTATACACCAGGTGGTAGAATCTCGGAATCTGAAGTCATTGTTGACCCCAGGAAGCAGCAACTGATCACAATTTTGAGAACCGGGAAAAATTTTCTGAGGAATCAAGATCTAGAGAAAGCATCTGTGGAGTTTAAGGCAGCTTTTGATCTTGCACGGAGTTTGGGAGATCACCTGGAGGAAAAGAAGGCTGCAAGAGGATTAG GTGCATCCCTACAGAGACTAGGAAGATACAAGGAAGCTATAAAGTACTACTCCAAGGTTTTGGAGATATCCAGACAAGAAGGTGACGATTCTGGCAGTACAGAGGCTTATGGAGCAATAGCTGACTGCTATGCTGAGCTTGGAGAGCTGGAGAGAGCTGCAAAGTTCTATGACAAATATATTGGAAGGCTAGAAAGTGATTGA
- the LOC105050523 gene encoding protein FLUORESCENT IN BLUE LIGHT, chloroplastic isoform X2, translated as MKYISVMHNKNVVWWQYAEPYAEQWVFLPSRKEKRALFLMKLHVPLWKSQSLSSCKFSCPIADGLQKARSGARDGKISGLCHMVMECISNHQKVMPYDLSKAVVLANSLMLVLPLRVLAETCEAARNPFTEMPLLFAIALIGAAVGGLLARQRRGELERLNDQLRQINVALRRQAKIESYAPSLSYTPGGRISESEVIVDPRKQQLITILRTGKNFLRNQDLEKASVEFKAAFDLARSLGDHLEEKKAARGLGASLQRLGRYKEAIKYYSKVLEISRQEGDDSGSTEAYGAIADCYAELGELERAAKFYDKYIGRLESD; from the exons ATGAAGTACATCTCTGTGATGCACAATAAAAATGTAGTATGGTGGCAGTACGCAGAACCGTATGCTG AACAATGGGTGTTTCTCccatcaagaaaagaaaagagggcactgtttttgatgaaacttcaTGTTCCACTTTGGAAAAGTCAAAGCTTGTCAAGTTGCAAATTTTCATGTCCTATAGCAGATGGTCTCCAAAAGGCTAGGTCAGGAGCTAGAGATGGGAAAATATCAGGACTATGCCATATGGTCATGGAATGCATATCCAATCATCAG AAGGTGATGCCATACGACTTGTCAAAAGCAGTTGTTCTTGCAAATTCATTGATGCTCGTTCTGCCTCTCAGAGTCTTGGCAGAAACATGTGAGGCGGCGCGTAATCCCTTTACTGAGATGCCTCTACTTTTTGCTATAGCCCTTATAGGGGCTGCTGTGGGGG GATTGCTTGCACGACAGAGAAGAGGGGAACTGGAGCGCTTGAATGACCAGTTGCGCCAGATCAATGTAGCACTAAGAAGACAAGCAAAGATAGAATCTTATGCTCCCAGCTTGAGTTATACACCAGGTGGTAGAATCTCGGAATCTGAAGTCATTGTTGACCCCAGGAAGCAGCAACTGATCACAATTTTGAGAACCGGGAAAAATTTTCTGAGGAATCAAGATCTAGAGAAAGCATCTGTGGAGTTTAAGGCAGCTTTTGATCTTGCACGGAGTTTGGGAGATCACCTGGAGGAAAAGAAGGCTGCAAGAGGATTAG GTGCATCCCTACAGAGACTAGGAAGATACAAGGAAGCTATAAAGTACTACTCCAAGGTTTTGGAGATATCCAGACAAGAAGGTGACGATTCTGGCAGTACAGAGGCTTATGGAGCAATAGCTGACTGCTATGCTGAGCTTGGAGAGCTGGAGAGAGCTGCAAAGTTCTATGACAAATATATTGGAAGGCTAGAAAGTGATTGA
- the LOC105050523 gene encoding protein FLUORESCENT IN BLUE LIGHT, chloroplastic isoform X3, which yields MPYGHGMHIQSSGMMKVMPYDLSKAVVLANSLMLVLPLRVLAETCEAARNPFTEMPLLFAIALIGAAVGGLLARQRRGELERLNDQLRQINVALRRQAKIESYAPSLSYTPGGRISESEVIVDPRKQQLITILRTGKNFLRNQDLEKASVEFKAAFDLARSLGDHLEEKKAARGLGASLQRLGRYKEAIKYYSKVLEISRQEGDDSGSTEAYGAIADCYAELGELERAAKFYDKYIGRLESD from the exons ATGCCATATGGTCATGGAATGCATATCCAATCATCAGGTATGATG AAGGTGATGCCATACGACTTGTCAAAAGCAGTTGTTCTTGCAAATTCATTGATGCTCGTTCTGCCTCTCAGAGTCTTGGCAGAAACATGTGAGGCGGCGCGTAATCCCTTTACTGAGATGCCTCTACTTTTTGCTATAGCCCTTATAGGGGCTGCTGTGGGGG GATTGCTTGCACGACAGAGAAGAGGGGAACTGGAGCGCTTGAATGACCAGTTGCGCCAGATCAATGTAGCACTAAGAAGACAAGCAAAGATAGAATCTTATGCTCCCAGCTTGAGTTATACACCAGGTGGTAGAATCTCGGAATCTGAAGTCATTGTTGACCCCAGGAAGCAGCAACTGATCACAATTTTGAGAACCGGGAAAAATTTTCTGAGGAATCAAGATCTAGAGAAAGCATCTGTGGAGTTTAAGGCAGCTTTTGATCTTGCACGGAGTTTGGGAGATCACCTGGAGGAAAAGAAGGCTGCAAGAGGATTAG GTGCATCCCTACAGAGACTAGGAAGATACAAGGAAGCTATAAAGTACTACTCCAAGGTTTTGGAGATATCCAGACAAGAAGGTGACGATTCTGGCAGTACAGAGGCTTATGGAGCAATAGCTGACTGCTATGCTGAGCTTGGAGAGCTGGAGAGAGCTGCAAAGTTCTATGACAAATATATTGGAAGGCTAGAAAGTGATTGA